A genomic region of Candidatus Bathyarchaeia archaeon contains the following coding sequences:
- a CDS encoding terminase family protein, producing the protein MKPRQKQKLRQLEQALAEALTPPIPADPVEFCTQILGFQPTQYQTDLIRKFQTSQFTAARWCRQSGKTQTVSALLLHYALTNPNTRIGIVGPSWRQTKHVIRRINTLLKRLPKGLYEKPQQTAVRLKNGSIIEAYPNNPETIRGPTLHIVYADEFNFIPNDKDLYDAILFTLSATNGKFICTSTPWHTDSIFWRIWHDPAYNDYTKSHVTHQQATEPNGPLKREILQKIRRQLENDQWRWQREMMAEWAEDQNTWLTQSLIVACIDPTLEYTAYNKPAQGRFYAGLDLGKHQDPSVLAVLNQEQDNTLRLVHMHRFPLKTPYATVIGYTKTLCEKWQTVQKLLVDMTGVGEYIVEDMKNTGMNTQIEGVKFTQETKEQLANNLKQLMTEKRLKIPYDPELIAELNTERYQLTKEGKIRLTRPEGTHDDRFWSLALAAYAAKTQPPTPALWIVPK; encoded by the coding sequence ATGAAGCCAAGACAAAAACAAAAACTCCGCCAACTGGAACAAGCGCTGGCTGAAGCCCTAACGCCGCCCATCCCCGCCGACCCAGTAGAGTTTTGCACTCAAATATTGGGCTTCCAGCCAACCCAGTACCAAACAGACCTAATCCGCAAGTTCCAAACCAGCCAATTCACAGCCGCCAGATGGTGCCGCCAAAGCGGAAAAACCCAAACAGTATCCGCCTTATTGCTACACTACGCACTAACAAACCCAAACACACGCATAGGCATAGTTGGACCAAGCTGGCGCCAAACAAAACACGTTATTAGACGGATAAACACGCTCCTAAAAAGGCTCCCAAAAGGCTTATACGAAAAACCCCAGCAGACGGCGGTACGCCTAAAAAACGGAAGCATAATAGAGGCTTATCCGAACAATCCAGAAACAATCCGCGGACCAACATTGCATATCGTCTACGCAGACGAATTCAATTTTATACCAAACGACAAAGACTTGTATGACGCCATACTATTCACGCTTAGCGCAACAAACGGAAAATTCATATGCACCAGCACACCATGGCACACAGACAGCATTTTCTGGCGGATCTGGCACGACCCAGCCTACAACGACTACACCAAAAGCCACGTAACCCACCAACAAGCCACAGAACCCAACGGACCACTAAAACGCGAAATCCTACAAAAAATTAGGAGGCAACTGGAAAACGACCAGTGGCGATGGCAACGCGAAATGATGGCAGAATGGGCAGAAGACCAAAACACATGGCTAACCCAATCATTAATAGTAGCCTGCATAGACCCAACCCTAGAATACACAGCCTACAACAAACCCGCCCAAGGACGATTCTACGCAGGACTAGACCTAGGCAAACACCAAGACCCCAGCGTATTGGCGGTACTAAACCAAGAACAAGACAACACCCTAAGGCTAGTGCACATGCACAGATTCCCACTAAAAACGCCATACGCCACAGTAATAGGCTATACAAAAACCCTATGCGAAAAATGGCAAACAGTCCAAAAACTCCTAGTGGACATGACAGGAGTAGGCGAATACATAGTAGAAGACATGAAAAACACAGGCATGAACACCCAAATAGAAGGCGTAAAATTCACCCAAGAAACAAAAGAGCAACTTGCCAACAACCTAAAACAACTCATGACTGAAAAGCGCCTAAAAATCCCCTACGACCCAGAACTAATAGCAGAACTAAACACAGAACGCTACCAACTAACAAAAGAAGGCAAAATACGCCTAACCCGCCCAGAAGGCACCCACGACGACCGCTTCTGGAGCCTAGCACTCGCGGCATACGCAGCAAAAACCCAACCGCCAACACCAGCCCTATGGATAGTGCCAAAATGA